A single Zonotrichia albicollis isolate bZonAlb1 chromosome 28, bZonAlb1.hap1, whole genome shotgun sequence DNA region contains:
- the FRS3 gene encoding fibroblast growth factor receptor substrate 3, with amino-acid sequence MGSCCSCLCPDSIPDNHPTKFKVTNVDDEGHELGSGVMELTRRELILHSHKRDAVRWPYLSLRRYGFDSNLFSFESGRRCHTGQGIFAFKCSRAEEIFNLLQDLMQCNSINVVEEPMVVTRSSHPSEGELAHSPQGPPSLGYTGLPNGFHSFPGESLSCPAAQQPSVSSLRHSSVGEDSTHPLLGPDEQSHTYVNTGEPEPRGRHCLHPLPEAHPPFPPRNHSCSLEDRNPQVFLQPGEVKFVLAPTSGYRRLCRQPRPCRPHLCAPNNNNNECQQGCPSPQCVYENLNGLVVPSSSSLCRAGRSKASREDGGCSQRRSALLHYENLPALPPVWELQPAQHRDEDAGMAPTPSPNGFSEAGEEEPLQNPAGSEPRRAFLPRPRRSRLPNVFSFDFPRPCPEPPRQLNYIQVELEPEACKGQQEPRVAAPGSPGARRTDSYAVIDLKKTAAMSSLQRALPRDDGTSRKTRHNSTDLPL; translated from the exons atggggagctgctgcagctgtctGTGCCCAGACAGCATCCCAGACAACCATCCCACCAAATTCAAG GTGACCAACGTGGACGACGAGGGGCACGAGCTGGGCTCGGGGGTGATGGAGCTGACGCGGCGGGAGCTGATCCTGCACTCGCACAAGCGCGACGCCGTGCGGTGGCCGTACCTGAGCCTGCGGCGCTACGGCTTCGACTCCAACCTGTTCTCCTTCGAGAGCGGCCGCCGCTGCCACACCGGCCAGG GGATTTTTGCCTTCAagtgctccagagcagaggagatCTTCAACCTGCTGCAGGACCTGATGCAGTGCAACAGCATCAACGTGGTGGAGGAGCCCATGGTGGTCACCAGGAGCAGCCACCCCTCGGAGGGGGAGCTGgcccacagcccccagggccCCCCCA GTCTGGGCTACACTGGGCTTCCCAATGGATTTCACAGCTTCCCTGGAgaatccctgtcctgccctgcagcccagcagccctcAGTGAGCAGCCTGAGACATTCCTCTGTGGGGGAAGACTCTACCCATCCCCTGCTGGGGCCTGACGAGCAG TCCCACACCTACGTCAACACCGGCGAGCCGGAGCCGAGGGGCCGCCACTGTTTGCACCCCCTGCCTGAAGCCCACCCTCCTTTCCCCCCTAGGaaccacagctgctccctggaagACCGAAACCCCCAGGtcttcctgcagccaggggaggTGAAATTCGTGCTGGCTCCCACCTCGGGTTACCGCCGGCTGTGCCGGCAGCCCCGGCCATGCCGGCCTCACCTCTGCGcccccaacaacaacaacaacgagtgccagcagggctgtccGTCCCCACAGTGTGTCTATGAGAACCTCAACGGGCTGGTGGTGCCCAGCAGCTCGTCCCTGTGCCGGGCTGGCCGCTCCAAGGCGTCCCGGGAGGACGgcggctgctcccagcgccgcTCGGCGCTGCTGCACTACGAGAACCTGCCGGCGCTGCCGCCggtgtgggagctgcagccggcccagcacagggatgaGGACGCCGGCATGGCGCCCACGCCGTCCCCAAACGGCTTCTCTgaggctggagaggaggagcCCCTGCAGAACCCCGCGGGCTCGGAGCCGCGCCGCGCTTTCCTGCCCAGGCCCCGGCGCAGCCGCCTGCCCAACGTCTTCAGCTTCGACTtcccccggccctgcccggagCCGCCGCGGCAGCTCAACTACATCCAGGTGGAGCTGGAGCCCGAGGCCTGCAAGGGACAGCAGGAGCCCAGGGTGGCGGCCCCTGGCAGCCCCGGTGCCCGCCGCACCGACTCCTACGCCGTCATCGACCTCAAGAAGACGGCGGCCATGTCCAGCCTGCAGcgggccctgcccagggacGATGGCACCTCGAGGAAAACTCGCCACAACAGCACTGACCTGCCCCTCTGA